The following is a genomic window from Triplophysa rosa linkage group LG11, Trosa_1v2, whole genome shotgun sequence.
ttctgttgaacacaaagtgagatattttgaagaatttaggaacacaaacagttctggggcacctttgactaccatgaATTGTCAGAATTGACAATTGctaacattattccaaatatatctctctgtgttcatcagaacaaagtgaTTTatgcaggtatgaaatgacatgagggtgagcaaatgatgacagaatattcatttttgggtgaactatccctttaattaataaatataactatagAGTTAACATTGCATATGAAACCATGagtgaataaatacttaaatggaaataagagctgtattttgatgtgtgtgacagttaatggccacaatgttgcCAAGGCAACAATGGCCACTTTcatttcctgttagtatgtcccagtgcgtggcactcacttaatccttggtgtttcgagtcagatccgtgggcgtggcttgttggttttgactaaatctttggtgtttcaagtcttacgaaacctttaccctaacccacaccctaaccctaaccttactgtaaccatctaaactacctatgattgttaaaattgacgaaaaaacacgtttgggtgatcacgtctgactcgaaacgccaaggatttagtgagtgcccCCAGTGCGTGCATGTTGTTTTGCtacacattaaaatgtatatacttttccacaactaaaacagtacatacttttttTTCATAGTACAAGTAGGCAAATTGGGATGCAGCAAATGCGTCAATTCGATGCGGACcacaagcgctgtgattggtctgcttgaaTCCCTCCCTCAGGTGAAAAAAACTCAGTAATAGCGCTGCGTTTACTCATatgcatttccgaatgaattaaCTAAGTAAATGATATGTTTATCTGTATTTAACAACTTAAGatgcaacaaaagtgactttACTGGctgctatcactgctaatgtTTCTCCATCAACCTACACAACAAGCTGCTGCTTCTGCTCTTGTCTtagttacacaagcaacacgctCGTGGACACTGATGACTAGTGGTCATCGCATGTTGGTGCAGACAACAAGGCAGaagtataaacaaaaatgatgtgttGTCTACGGCGTAGGTCTGACATATTAGTACAAATCCACCTTAAGGTGTTCTGAATCTTTTTAGGTAActtgttgctatgcagttgctagggtTTTCTGAATGGCTGACTAGTGGTCTTAATTGATTCTGGTACTTAGATACAGCTGAGGCCCACCCTTCAGTTTAACCTATGAGTTTATTCATGCCAGGTGTGTGAGATTTTTAGTGTCAACCAGGTGAAAGTTGTCTGATTATGGAACAAGGAACAAGTTCATGTCCATAAGGATTTATTTTAGGATTAGATGTTTGTTGCAGACCAACCTGCTTCCAGTGTATGACAGTGGTAATCCAATGCAGATCCAATGTATAACAAACACCAATAGTATTTCTTACCATAACAAGCAACATTAGAAAAACATGCTAGTGTTTTTATACAATGAGGAAGTAGGAAAAAATGTGAACCTCACCTTGTGAACTCTTGCCTGAATTGCTTTAAACAATATATCACAGACTAATTTCTActgggaatctttggaatactttgtggtggaatgaaccaccagcctccacccgaactgcagcatccttcacaactttcaaaaaacagctcaaaacatacctgttctgcatttatttgactaaccaataactatgtcttgtgtctaaaaaaaaaaatcttgttgttcattctctcctttgcttactccagctttaatcctcctagtagcttGGCCTTgtaactaacggtactgtttagcgtgttgacaaaatgtttatatgctctcctacttgtaagtcactttggataaaagcgtctgccaaaagaATATATGTAAATGTCATCAAATAAGGAAAAGATCTTTGTGATACATCACCTCCCACATTTACTCGCAATGAAGTAGTAAGAAATAGACacaaatgtttatgatttatgatAACAGCCTCACTCGGTTTTGTAATTGATCAGAGATGCTGATATAATATTCTAAATTTGGTCTTTTTTTGTTACACAAATGAGTCCTTGGGttgtatttatatttcaaaTAGGTGCTTGTTAAGTGCGGAAAACACAGCAGAAGTGTTTTGAACATACAGCCTGCTCATATTTCATCCTCAGCAGATCTCGGTGGTGTTCCTGGATCCGCCCACTCCTGAGATCAACCTTTAGAAGAAGGAAGTGTTCAAGTGGAGAATCGAGTCTTTGTGTTCACAGTAAACACAGTGTCCTCTGTCAGACAGCAGGTGCAAAGTTCAGGCGTTGTGAGCGAATCGATTATAAGAGGAACAATACAAATTTTgtatcatcttgtcatgtctgaaAGACAATAGCTACCATTGCTTGACGGTTAGAGAAGGCCAGGTGTGTGGTGTCTTGTCTGTGGAGCGGTTATgatgtgtgactgtgtgtgggTGCGACCTTGATGGGATTTGAAAATAAAGTGTCACCTCTGTTTTCTAGGATTTCAAAGATGCCGAGGATATTGAACTCCACCGTCCCATTTTCCCATATGAACCAAATTGACATGAAAAATCTGACCTGCCTAAGCTCCAGCCCAATGTCCCACACGGAGAGCAAAAGAGGATACCTGGATAAAAAAGATCAGCCGGCCAATATCATCCTGTGGATGAGTCAGGGAACTGCTTATCATGGGTGTACACACGGGACAGAGAAACAGTCCATCATTGCTCAAGCAGAGTGTAAGTATCAATGGGTTGACAGATACTTTTGGTAATaactattcatttttacagtgaataactgaatgtttttttctttttgtgtagGCGAGTCTCAGGATTCACAAGAGTTCTGTCCCAATGGCAGGTAAACCCCACCTCGCCCACATGAACACATGCGTCCCCTTGTTCATATTTAATACCATAAATTAACAGTGTGACCACATTTAAGTGAAATTAGTTTCTGTTCCCGAAGAATAATTACCCTTAAACTTTTTCAGCCACAAAAACGGCCTGCACGTTAGCGTCTCCTCTTCGTCCCTGCTGAGCTCTGTCTCTCACGGTCGGCCCAGGAAGAAACGGCGTAAGAGACAGCGGCGGATACAAGTGGAGAAAGAAAGCCAAGAAAGAGATGGAGTTAGAGGACTCACCGGAGTGCCCGAACAGGACAGTGGACTTGTTCAGGTCAGTTGTTACTGTAATTATAATAGATTTGAGGCATAAATAATTATAGCctgtcataaaataaaataggttgaatgtaaaaaaaaagatgacataatatatcactgctgtccttctgaaacctcttatctccatatttcgtgatttgtattttttgctaAATCATTGTTATTAGGCAGCATTTAtgttgtcactgggttttgcaaatatctaaccaataaatagtattaaaaagtgctcgtcaactgtgacaacacagtatttaatcatttaaaaagtacagtgttctgaaaaactgtgaatttggacatccgaggtttcagaaggacagcgatatgtataataaaatctCTGATCCACAACTGCCTATATGAAACTGTCTTGATATGTACAGTCTATATATACAGCTATCTTATAAATCAATTTCCAAATTAAAATAGAACTTTATAATTTACTTAACTTTACGAAcagtaacttttttttataaattgatTAAAGTCagagatattaatattaacattgaaatgaatggggagggacggaacgctcaatatggccgccctAGTGAAGCTTTGGGCATGCGTACTATCTAaagcaacatgaaaaataatgtttttaagcgCAATTTGATCATAGGCAACAAACGTTATGGTACAGTTtacgtcatttttaaatgttgtttttaaatatgttgttttattgggaTTTAGGCCGGCCATTGTAGAAATGTCAGAATTCCCCATTCACTCTTGTTTGAATTACATAATAACTGCCCGGAGGcgcattgcaaacatggccgccgagtggcacgacttctcTAAACGGACTTTGTTAAAGACTGACGTTGTGAGGCTTACAATACTCAGTGGGTACAAAACCACTTGGCAAATACAAAATATAGTCTGTcttattttgatatatttattaatttaaatcaaAGACTTGCACTTAAATAATATGTTTTCTATATGGAAGTATGTCAGTATTGACTAGATTAAATCCCTGAGAAAAGCAACGATTAGCTAACTGCTAAGTCCGGCAGGATAAACCGCGCTGAAGCAAAAGATTCACACCtatgcacacacaaatacactcaTGAAGGcttctgtttttcttaaatgCCTGACAAATGTCTTTCTCCCTTGTCAAATCTTTTAATTCAGGTTGGAGACTCCGTGTGCAGCAGTAGCAGTTCATACACCAGCAGTGCCCTTAGCACAGAACGGGTGTCTGTGCAGGAAACAGAAGCCCCGTCGTACTCTTATCAGTGTGAGGCCCGACAGACCTCCTTCTCAAGACTGTCCTCCTGCCAGAGTTACACTCAAGAGAGCGAGACCGAATGCCCCCTGGCTATTACGGCCCTCAGGGACTATGTCACAACAGAAGACCGCTGCTTTGCATACGGCTTTGTCAAAGATGTCTTGagagaggacagagagagagatgaggatgAAAGAGAGGAGAGCGACAAGAATGAAGGCATTCTTTTTAAAGAGGTGAGTTTAAACACATAAACTCAAACCACCACATGCATACGGCATGTTGAAATTGACACACGGATAGCCTCATACCGAAAGAGCATGACACAACGACAAGTCGCCTTTGCGTGCTAAAACACAAATTTGCATAGAAGTACACGCCAAACAGTCATACAAGCTCACAAAGCCCGGCGAGCAATAAAGATAAAGACAACATAAGCATAGTAATACAGAGAGGAAGAACGAGATAgtgagaaacacaaacacactgccaAAAGTTGTCTTGCGGTCATCAGTTTCCTGTTTTGCTGCGTTCAGCGAGGTTTCGTGTTTACCTCACTAGCCTAGTTCTGCTAGGGAGTTTCCTCACAAATAGACACAAGCAAACCCTGTAGAAACTTAAAGTCACGCGCCTGTCACACTTTCAGGTGAAAATTAATGCGAAATGGCATATTCACGTGACATTTCAGAGCTTCatactgcgactaaatggtggCATTATGCGACCAGGTTTTTGAGACAGCGCGAGTGTTTTTTTACAAGTGCGAGCATGTGCGACCTGCcaattttgatttatttctaGTTGTTATATCTCATGTGAAAAGACGAATAGATCATGAGCCCACcagtgtaggcctatgtgtgtgaGAAGGGGAGAGTCTGGAGCTGCGCGCTGTGCGCGGCTGGATAACTGATGTTTCTCGCTGTCAGCGCCTCGGTCACAGCTCAGCtcatcattgacaagtttacagacacaacgtgagcgcattactacaATTAGCTGTTCGCTGTGATGGGGTTTTTTTGAGCCTGAGAACGAACGATTTGatatttgagacatttaaaatgaaactaaccgcgGAGAGGTTCAGAATACGCCATTTATCTGTTGAATACTTGAGACTGAATCATTTCCATTCCGTTCACAACAAGAATGAACGACAGGCAAATGCTCTTGTTAAGTTATCTTTCACATTGTGTAGTGAACATGATGAAAAGTGTCTTTAATAGACAATAAACATATTAAGATGAGCCCTTTCGTTTTTGCTTTAAcactataaacaataaaatatacactttTTCATACAAAATGACAACTGCACATTCTAATTTTTGTGAGTTAAGTCTATTTATTATCAAAGTATATGTCAGTAATACAGCTATTTTGGgaaaaaatgtcaataattgcattgcaggctgatttaaaGTGTGCCCTTAAATTTTCTGCTTGCGCTCCTAAAAATTTCTGTCAGGGGCTACAGCGTtcctagtaaaaaaagttagtctggagccctgcatttcaagcagtgttgggtgtaactagttactaagtaattagttactgtaatttaattacttttcccttgaaaaagtaaagtaagggatttatcttattatttctgtcatttaattacagttacttttgatgtaattaaactaaatacttgtggaattgacatcaaaattcaaagtctaacttcaaaatccgtgctttaatgtataattctcacatttgtaatactttggtcagttaataagagtactttatgtagttttatattatttatttgaatgaattaaaagagccgtttcatgtctatccttgaatcacttaactaatcaaggttgatgtaggatatagaaagtaattagtaactaaataagtaactaaatactttttggagagagtaatttgtacagtaatctaattacactattgaatatgtaattagtaactagtaattaattactttttgagagtaacttacccaacactgatttaAAGTCATATTTCACCTGAGAATAAAGCATATATGCTTATGTGTAGATTAAAGCTCTGTACTGTCATATTACAGTGATTATACTAATAATATTAACCAATTGTGGATTCCTAAAATCTCAAATACCTTGTTTTAGGGGCTACAACCGGTGAATTTTGAGTACAGAGAGGGACGGGAGTATGAACGCTGTGCGTTTCTGAAGCAGGGATCATTTGGAGAGGTCTTCAGCGTCAAAGACAAAGGCACTGGTTTCATGTGCGCCGCCAAAAAGGTATGAGCATTGTGACCCCTTCGACATCCAGATTCCTTTTAGTTCGCATCGCTGAGTTGTTTTTGGATGTTTTCAGGTGCCATTGGTGAGTTTCAGCAGCGAGGAGGTGGGCTCGTGGAGTGTCCTACAGTCTCCTCGGGTGGTGGAATTCTTTGGAGTGGTGCGTGAAGGTCCGTCCATCATCCTGTTTATGGACCTTAAATCGAGTAAGAACTCATATTCTCACTTATTTGCATGCAAAAACCCTTTGGCCACCTTAGGGCCACATTCGAGGCTCATTTCAGCTGTTCTGCATAAAAGATTGTGTGGGTTATTAAAGAGCTTCATGGTTTATGTATTCATCTGCTTTATTTGCACTGTCCCCAGGTTCTGTAGGGCAGCTGGTGGAGGAAAGAGGACGTCTGCCGGAAGATTTGTCCCTGCACTACCTTCATCAGGTACTGGGGGCGCTAGATCACCTGCATAAGAAGCGCGTCCTTCACCTCGACATCAAAGGTAAATCCGGGATAAAGACCTGATGATGTTACTGTGGTGTATGATTTGATTGGTAGAAAAAGTGATATGTGTATTCTGCTGCATCAAGTGTTATGAAAgggttaaaaaaaactgtggtTCTTGTTTAGTTGTTTTCCCTGTTTCTAAACCAAGCTGTCTGTAATCCATTTATGTGGAAAGCTGACATCAGAATTCCTTCTGTGGAGTGATCCGCCACAGTTCTTTGGAAACATCCCATAGGATAGCAAAATTACAAATGAGATTGTCCTGTTTCCCAGATTTCTACTATGAGAACAAAATATATCAACAGTGTCAAATGTTCAGAATTGACAAAGTAAAGTATTGAAAGTGAACATTTTAGTATGAACTTATTTCTAATTTTTGTTAACAgttctttaatttgtttatattttctcaaaaaaaagaaaacgtaACCAGAGAAAATACTCATTTGGTGATTAAATACGCATTTAATATGAtattagaagatattttgaagaaagttggtaatggaacagcactggcccccattcacttctattgtatggacacaaaaccaatgcaagtcaatgggggccaattaacaacattcttcaaaatatcttcttttgtgttctgcgaaagaaagaaagtcatacaggtttgaaatgacaagaaggtgagtaaatgatgacagattttttttgggtgaactatcactttaaggcaaaatgttgaatgctccctcatttgtaagtcacatttgtaagtcgcttcaTATCTGCTAAAATGAAACAAtgtaaatgatttaatgatCCATTGTAATCCACTGTGATGGAATAACAAATCCATAAAGTCTCCCAAGCCATAAAAGACCACCTGAGCAATAAAGTTTTCACAGAAGTTAAagttaaaacacagaaaacactaAAATCGGACATATGTTTTGTTACATAGTTGTGTAAACAACTTTGAGAACGGCATCATTTTCAGATGTGTGATTTTAAATTGATTCATGTGTCGTTGTGTGGTTGGATTTGGGTTTTCTGAGGAATAGGGTGAGGCAAACTGCACCTGTGGTAAAGCAGTGAggtagtttgtgtgtgtgtgtgtgtgtgtgtgtgtgtgtgtgtgtgtgtgtgtgtgtgtgtgtgtgtgtgtgtgtgtgagagagagagagagagcggagagaggagaagcgagagagagagagagagagagagagagagagagagagagagagagagagagagagatcagaaTACGTGTGTGCACCCAGGGCTGGGAATTTCCCACAGTGACTCATGAGCTGCAGATGAAGGGGggaggggaagagagagaacTCAAGAAGACAAACAAACACGAAAGTGAGGGACAAAGCCACCATATATAATACAGAAAGACACATGATTACAGCATTGTCTGtatattacatacatttatattgatAAAGGGAAGATAAGTCAACGCTATATCTTTTCTAGTTTGTTACGTGCAGCGCCATCTGGTGTCTAGATATGTACCAAGCAGtctttttaagtgttttttgctTATTGGACTGGTATGAATTACTGTTTAGAAACCGAAAGTCTTTCACACTCCCATTTTAACTTTTCCTGGAAGCAGCAGCTAATGACCGCTGCTAAAACAAAGACTTATGGGAAGAGATGTGCTTTTTTAAGcttatacattttaaagctgaaagtcaacatgaaattaatATTTCCTCCATTTGGTCACGTAATACACGTTCAGTGTCTTATTGTGCAAAATGTGTTAGTATTATATCatcaaaattatattatataaaaatgagaaaaacaatacatttatggAAATGATTGGAAATAATGTTAGATTTGGAAAAGAGTCATTACTATAGTCAGAATGGTATTTTCAAAAGTTGTTAACTGTGTTTTCAAGATGGAGGTAGTTCATTCAAATATCCtgtcttattattttttttgctataaatgcttcacattttttaaaataaataatagatggtatgtatgggaggcaaatcctgccaaatttaaataaattaattaaacgatgaaaattaaaattaaaaccagattagcaatttcattatacacaactgcgtgcacaatatgtgccaaaatgaaaaataaaatgaaattattttattttcattttcatttttacactgacaatgcgttgtccctgtcaaattgaaaaagaaaatacaattggtgatttgacatttcattttcactaaaatctcgaggcaagactgccaatttgaaaatgaaaaggcaaatgtgaaaaataaattgtaaaaacattttttacaaaggttttattaatgttcacgcaataatactgacacaattcaaattaaaatgtaaactttgattttcattttattttattttctcttctcttttatttcattttcgttttcattttcttgttcacggtcatgcaaatttcatgttaattagtgggcgtggacgagcgtctgcgttactgggaacgcccacaaaaaacgtcatatccgtttatccGAATGAACGTGTGtggaccttgtcaggcgcttggccttagcgctttgtaatgatgacgatgactgtacctggtgcaataccgaaaattgttgtgtggtgttctgcatctctgataagttaacagacgaacaaactaaagcattggagagcctgtatctctagcgtgccctgaaacatgccggagcgcgattgtccccactctgccgctgacctgcgctcacactgtacattaccatccgcacccgagcgcgctatcatcattacactgtgactgcttttaagaaaacataaacaaagcgatctttctcagcacaattgaatccatcgtaatgttcggtttgaggttgataagatgtgtttaacctcacgcgcgctgtgcgcagaccaattcgcttatggtatcacaagagcggctcatatgtgtttaaatcagccccgcgtacttcattcattatgaaacgccaaatttcgaattaaaaacccttaattcgcaaaaagttttgaggtggtttttcatttttgcgaaaaagggttaatgcgaataatgggagatggaaacacatttgccgaataaattcctccaaaaagtcacgtaattgcactatgagacgtcgtaacctgactaaccagagtactgatcttgttacacagcatcagaaatattgttatggtcattcttaaatgcctgagcaaagtcgtcaagtatttctgtaactgCCTCTAAGAACTGTCacaactgtgtttcccaaacagcaggcatccacaaaagcaccacatttattgtgtttcgtaatcgtctgcttgcgcaagtattattctatatgaaaatcattatattcagtggcttctcttacttttcttactgatatttagtggcagtttattaggaagtgacggttgactatttggatggaaacggtgcttattcgaaaatgttttatgcgatattccaattttgcgcataagctaaattcgcaactttggatggaaacccggctagtgtaatgatgatagcgcgctcgggtgcggatggtaatgtacagtgtgagcgcaggtcagcggcggagtggggacaatcgcgctccggcatgtttcagggcacgctagagatacaggctctccaatgctttagtttgttcgtctgttaacttatcagagatgcagaacaccacacaacaattttcggtattgcaccaggtacagtcatcgtcatcattacaaagcgctaaggccaagcgcctgacaaggtccaCACACGTTCATTCggataaacggatatgacgttttttgtgggcgttcccagtaacgcagacgctcgtccacgcccactaattaacatgaaatttgcatgaccgtgaacaagaaaatgaaaacgaaaatgaaataaaagagaagagaaaataaaataaaatgaaaatcaaagtttacattttaatttgaattgtgtcagtattattgcgtgaacattaataaaacctttgtaaaaaatgtttttacaatttatttttcacatttgccttttcattttcaaattggcagtcttgcctcgagattttagtgaaaatgaaatgtcaaatcaccaattgtattttctttttcaatttgacagggacaacgcattgtcagtgtaaaaatgaaaataaaataatttcattttatttttcattttggcacatattgtacacgcagttgtgtataatgaaattgctaatctggttttcattttcatcgtttaattaatttacttaaatttggcaggatttgcctcccataggTATGTTGTGAGTTGTGAGTGACTAGTAAAACACGTTCGCTTTGTGTTTTCCCGTTTGTGTGCGTTTTCAGCGGATAACGTTTTGCTGTCAGAGGATGGAAAAGATGCATTCCTGTGTGACTTTGGACAATCAGAGAGAACGGACAAACAAGGGCGTAGTTTTTGTCAGGGTAAGTTCATAGGTAACATGATCACAGcctcaaaaaacacatttgctttgagtaaaaaatagacatgaattatgtttgtatgtttctTTAGGGCTGAAAGGCACAGAGACTCACATGGCACCTGAAGTGGTGATGGCTGAACCCCGCTCTTCAAAAGCAGATATTTGGAGTAGCTGCTGTATGCTTCTGCACATGCTCAATGGCTGTCATCCATGGACCCGCTATTATTCCCGCCCACTCTGCCTCAAGGTAAGCCATGATTGGACAGTGCATTTAAGTGAACGTTATGCGTTGATGTGtcttacaggtttaaaatgattgtTATAGCACTTAAAAGCGAACATGTATTTCTTATGTTTGCATGGTCACAGATAGCTACAGAACCTCCACCGCTGAGAGAAATCCCACATGACTGCAGCTCCCATACTGCTGATGTCATAAAGGCAGGACTGCAGAAAGATCCAAACCAGCGAGTCTCTGCCAAAGACCTCATCGCTAAAACTGCTAAAGCACTCAAAGAAGGTACATTTAATGTTATTTGTATATGGCATGAAGAAActcgcttttattaaaaaataaagcaatcAAAATGTTTATCGTCAATGTCTTGCAGTTGGAGGACTTCGCAGCCCGGCAGGAGGAGGGACTTATCAGAAACCGTTGGAAAAGCCAGAGGAACCTGACTCCGCCCATTCAACCACACCCACCACATCACACTACACCGCTTCCTCTCATAGCTCTAAGCTGCAGTGGATGAGCTCAGAGCAGAAGAGGAGAGATGGTGCCGAGAAACAGGATGAGAACCC
Proteins encoded in this region:
- the map3k14a gene encoding mitogen-activated protein kinase kinase kinase 14, which produces MPRILNSTVPFSHMNQIDMKNLTCLSSSPMSHTESKRGYLDKKDQPANIILWMSQGTAYHGCTHGTEKQSIIAQAECESQDSQEFCPNGSHKNGLHVSVSSSSLLSSVSHGRPRKKRRKRQRRIQVEKESQERDGVRGLTGVPEQDSGLVQVGDSVCSSSSSYTSSALSTERVSVQETEAPSYSYQCEARQTSFSRLSSCQSYTQESETECPLAITALRDYVTTEDRCFAYGFVKDVLREDRERDEDEREESDKNEGILFKEGLQPVNFEYREGREYERCAFLKQGSFGEVFSVKDKGTGFMCAAKKVPLVSFSSEEVGSWSVLQSPRVVEFFGVVREGPSIILFMDLKSSSVGQLVEERGRLPEDLSLHYLHQVLGALDHLHKKRVLHLDIKADNVLLSEDGKDAFLCDFGQSERTDKQGRSFCQGLKGTETHMAPEVVMAEPRSSKADIWSSCCMLLHMLNGCHPWTRYYSRPLCLKIATEPPPLREIPHDCSSHTADVIKAGLQKDPNQRVSAKDLIAKTAKALKEVGGLRSPAGGGTYQKPLEKPEEPDSAHSTTPTTSHYTASSHSSKLQWMSSEQKRRDGAEKQDENPDEGTQWKQTEERRDEGHSPPQSLIHIQAPSPEPQIKNKTEPTGTTEERRLERDFCLSSLSLPHAPELQEQALSCLSSDCMSTKECCDKKDSGRWSDSLGDDLSSGVFSYNSQQDGQSFNRDWLVPAHHPPPRCFEGVDVYIRDFNGKCLHIRETPRVNVGHIARGISDQISEKVFSLQTEHGCSVVHEKEVLEGSLFLRCVSAPDCSHYHQNGHPLCCKMPWSWRIKDGVLETRD